A DNA window from Ctenopharyngodon idella isolate HZGC_01 chromosome 10, HZGC01, whole genome shotgun sequence contains the following coding sequences:
- the mrps24 gene encoding 28S ribosomal protein S24, mitochondrial translates to MRSWRLSALVQFIGKNMATSLVRQTKLLSIVTSQLNSPACLRNIHCTAACLKNRAARIRVSKGDRPLTYEQVHHPHHIGHRKGWLSQHTSNLQGEAGAAERVVEDVFIRRFVYGTFHGCLADEVVIKRRGNILVICAVMIQKLIPSKFYFLIGYTEELLSHFYKCPVKIEMQTVEEKVVYKYL, encoded by the exons ATGCGCTCTTGGCGACTGTCTGCCCTTGTGCAATTTATTGGCAAAAACATGGCGACGTCCTTGGTCAGACAGACAAAATTGTTGTCG atTGTGACCAGCCAGTTAAATTCTCCGGCATGTTTGAGGAACATTCACTGCACTGCAGCTTGTTTGAAG AACCGCGCAGCTCGTATTCGAGTGAGTAAAGGAGACAGGCCCTTAACGTATGAGCAGGTGCATCACCCTCATCACATCGGACACAGGAAGGGCTGGCTCTCACAACACACCA GTAATCTTCAGGGTGAAGCTGGAGCAGCAGAGCGCGTGGTGGAGGACGTCTTCATCAGGCGCTTCGTATACGGCACGTTTCATGGCTGTTTAGCAGATGAGGTGGTGATCAAACGCAGAGGCAACATCCTGGTCATCTGTGCGGTGATGATACAGAAACTCATCCCGAGTAAATTCTACTTTCTCATCGGATACACAGAGGAACTGCTCTCGCACTTCTACAAATGTCCTGTTAAAATCGAGATGCAGACAGTAGAAGAAAAAGTAGTCTACAAATATCTCTAA